A region from the Triticum aestivum cultivar Chinese Spring chromosome 3D, IWGSC CS RefSeq v2.1, whole genome shotgun sequence genome encodes:
- the LOC123074588 gene encoding uncharacterized protein isoform X4: protein MGEGTGGRGDPADVSCTRGDPPCSRLAFQWVVPASPPPSPQVTAAVAPASLLQSVTLCYDAHILKSGKRPCSLLTNGNSCPEPFAVNKLDVDTQVNAAAQPQIDIFCNDSWYVFILVRTSYMGVFS from the exons ATGGGCGAGGGAACCGGTGGTCGAGGGGATCCAGCCGACGTGAGTTGCACTCGAGGGGATCCTCCTTGCTCTCGCCTCGCATTCCAGTGGGTTGTGCCGGCGTCGCCACCGCCATCCCCGCAG GTTACTGCCGCGGTCGCGCCCGCATCTCTGCTCCAGTCAGTCACATTGTGCTATGATGCGCACATCCTCAAGTCCGGGAAGAGACCCTG CTCACTCTTAACTAATGGCAATTCATGTCCAGAGCCCTTCGCTGTCAACAAACTAGATGTAGACACTCAGGTGAACGCAGCCGCTCAGCCCCAAATTGATATTTTCTGTAATGATTCTTGGTATGTATTTATATTAGTCAGAACATCTTATATGGGTGTCTTCTCATGA
- the LOC123074588 gene encoding uncharacterized protein isoform X1 produces the protein MKPTRHGRGNRWSRGSSRRELHSRGSSLLSPRIPVGCAGVATAIPAGSFFSPNLRACSQWLLSSLPPLPQIFFYLDDSDGALLLWWREVTNIKPSPSRFLSSHGLNLCVLPTWLLPRSRPHLCSSQSHCAMMRTSSSPGRDPEPFAVNKLDVDTQVNAAAQPQIDIFCNDSWYVFILVRTSYMGVFS, from the exons ATGAAGCCGACGCGACATGGGCGAGGGAACCGGTGGTCGAGGGGATCCAGCCGACGTGAGTTGCACTCGAGGGGATCCTCCTTGCTCTCGCCTCGCATTCCAGTGGGTTGTGCCGGCGTCGCCACCGCCATCCCCGCAGGTTCTTTCTTCTCTCCCAACCTCCGGGCATGTAGCCAATGGCTTCTATCGTCCTTGCCGCCGCTGCCGCAGATTTTCttctatcttgacgatagtgatgGAGCCCTCCTCTTGTGGTGGCGTGAAGTGACGAACATAAAGCCCAGTCCTTCTCGATTCCTCTCCTCTCACGGGCTGAATCTTTGTGTTCTGCCAACATG GTTACTGCCGCGGTCGCGCCCGCATCTCTGCTCCAGTCAGTCACATTGTGCTATGATGCGCACATCCTCAAGTCCGGGAAGAGACCCTG AGCCCTTCGCTGTCAACAAACTAGATGTAGACACTCAGGTGAACGCAGCCGCTCAGCCCCAAATTGATATTTTCTGTAATGATTCTTGGTATGTATTTATATTAGTCAGAACATCTTATATGGGTGTCTTCTCATGA
- the LOC123074588 gene encoding uncharacterized protein isoform X3 codes for MKPTRHGRGNRWSRGSSRRELHSRGSSLLSPRIPVGCAGVATAIPAGSFFSPNLRACSQWLLSSLPPLPQIFFYLDDSDGALLLWWREVTNIKPSPSRFLSSHGLNLCVLPTWLLPRSRPHLCSSQSHCAMMRTSSSPGRDPAHS; via the exons ATGAAGCCGACGCGACATGGGCGAGGGAACCGGTGGTCGAGGGGATCCAGCCGACGTGAGTTGCACTCGAGGGGATCCTCCTTGCTCTCGCCTCGCATTCCAGTGGGTTGTGCCGGCGTCGCCACCGCCATCCCCGCAGGTTCTTTCTTCTCTCCCAACCTCCGGGCATGTAGCCAATGGCTTCTATCGTCCTTGCCGCCGCTGCCGCAGATTTTCttctatcttgacgatagtgatgGAGCCCTCCTCTTGTGGTGGCGTGAAGTGACGAACATAAAGCCCAGTCCTTCTCGATTCCTCTCCTCTCACGGGCTGAATCTTTGTGTTCTGCCAACATG GTTACTGCCGCGGTCGCGCCCGCATCTCTGCTCCAGTCAGTCACATTGTGCTATGATGCGCACATCCTCAAGTCCGGGAAGAGACCCTG CTCACTCTTAA
- the LOC123074588 gene encoding uncharacterized protein isoform X5: MGEGTGGRGDPADVSCTRGDPPCSRLAFQWVVPASPPPSPQVTAAVAPASLLQSVTLCYDAHILKSGKRPWFKSFLVSSYNWVLMDATNACNINKHI; encoded by the exons ATGGGCGAGGGAACCGGTGGTCGAGGGGATCCAGCCGACGTGAGTTGCACTCGAGGGGATCCTCCTTGCTCTCGCCTCGCATTCCAGTGGGTTGTGCCGGCGTCGCCACCGCCATCCCCGCAG GTTACTGCCGCGGTCGCGCCCGCATCTCTGCTCCAGTCAGTCACATTGTGCTATGATGCGCACATCCTCAAGTCCGGGAAGAGACCCTG GTTCAAGAGTTTCTTGGTCAGCTCTTATAATTGGGTTCTTATGGATGCCACCAATGCATGCAATATAAATAAACATATTTGA
- the LOC123074588 gene encoding uncharacterized protein isoform X2 — MKPTRHGRGNRWSRGSSRRELHSRGSSLLSPRIPVGCAGVATAIPAGSFFSPNLRACSQWLLSSLPPLPQIFFYLDDSDGALLLWWREVTNIKPSPSRFLSSHGLNLCVLPTWLLPRSRPHLCSSQSHCAMMRTSSSPGRDPGSRVSWSALIIGFLWMPPMHAI; from the exons ATGAAGCCGACGCGACATGGGCGAGGGAACCGGTGGTCGAGGGGATCCAGCCGACGTGAGTTGCACTCGAGGGGATCCTCCTTGCTCTCGCCTCGCATTCCAGTGGGTTGTGCCGGCGTCGCCACCGCCATCCCCGCAGGTTCTTTCTTCTCTCCCAACCTCCGGGCATGTAGCCAATGGCTTCTATCGTCCTTGCCGCCGCTGCCGCAGATTTTCttctatcttgacgatagtgatgGAGCCCTCCTCTTGTGGTGGCGTGAAGTGACGAACATAAAGCCCAGTCCTTCTCGATTCCTCTCCTCTCACGGGCTGAATCTTTGTGTTCTGCCAACATG GTTACTGCCGCGGTCGCGCCCGCATCTCTGCTCCAGTCAGTCACATTGTGCTATGATGCGCACATCCTCAAGTCCGGGAAGAGACCCTG GTTCAAGAGTTTCTTGGTCAGCTCTTATAATTGGGTTCTTATGGATGCCACCAATGCATGCAATATAA